A single genomic interval of Rhododendron vialii isolate Sample 1 chromosome 3a, ASM3025357v1 harbors:
- the LOC131318433 gene encoding serine carboxypeptidase-like 51: MFWWYYRSPSRVDDPSNPWPIILWLQGGPGSSGVGFGNFLEIGPLDLNLKPRNSTWLIKADLLFVDSPVATGFSYVEDENLVVKTDEEAATDLTTFLKALFNGNETLQKSPLFIVAESYGGKFAVTLGVSALRAIEAGELKLQLGGVALGDSWISPEDFVFSWGPLLKDVSRLDNNGLSGSNRLARIIQQQIEDGKYEDATSTWEDLEGFVTENSNGVDFYNFMLYYSQDLTASQSSEVPKSLMVEVYSKFIGAKTFSSVKGASSPDLGSLMNGPIKQKLKIIPNNVTWGGQGGLVFSAMVGDFMKPRIDEVDELLAKGINVTIYNGQVDLICATKGTEAWVNKLKWDGLKTYLESDRTPLYCGEDGTVTKGFVRSYKNFFFYWILGAGHFVAVDQPCVALQMVGSIARSPNANSSF; this comes from the exons ATGTTTTGGTGGTACTATCGAAGCCCTTCAAGAGTCGACGATCCTTCCAATCCGTGGCCTATAATTTTGTGGCTTCAAGGTGGTCCT GGGTCTTCCGGAGTTGGCTTTGGAAATTTCTTAGAAATTGGACCGTTGGACTTGAATTTGAAGCCACGAAATTCGACATGGCTCATCAAAGCTGATCTCTTATTTGTG GATAGTCCGGTCGCAACAGGCTTTAGTTATGTGGAAGATGAGAATTTGGTAGTCAAGACTGATGAAGAGGCTGCCACTGATTTAACTACCTTTTTGAAGGCCCTGTTCAACGGCAATGAGACCCTGCAAAAGAGTCCTCTCTTCATTGTTGCAGAGTCTTATGGAGGAAAATTCGCGGTTACGCTTGGCGTATCGGCTCTTCGTGCCATTGAAGCAGGGGAGCTAAAGCTACAACTAGGAG GAGTTGCTTTAGGGGACAGTTGGATTTCTCCTGAAGATTTTGTG TTTTCATGGGGGCCGCTTTTGAAGGATGTTTCAAGATTGGATAACAATGGCTTGAGCGGATCAAACAG ATTAGCGCGAATAATTCAGCAGCAGATTGAAGATGGAAAGTACGAAGACGCAACATCCACTTGGGAAGATCTTGAGGGTTTTGTTACTGAAAATAGCAACGGAGTG GACTTTTATAACTTCATGTTGTATTACTCTCAAGATCTTACTGCTTCACAATCAAGTGAAGTACCGAAATCGTTGATGGTGGAGGTGTACTCGAAATTTATTGGCGCGAAAACGTTTTCATCGGTCAAGGGCGCATCGAGTCCCGACCTTGGAAGCTTGATGAACGGGCCTATAAAACAGAAGCTTAAGATTATTCCCAACAATGTAAC ATGGGGAGGACAGGGAGGACTTGTTTTCTCAGCCATGGTTGGTGATTTCATGAAACCAAGAATTGATGAG GTTGATGAGCTCCTAGCTAAAGGTATAAATGTGACTATTTACAATGGACAG GTTGATCTCATATGCGCGACCAAAGGAACTGAAGCGTGGGTCAACAAACTCAA ATGGGATGGGCTGAAAACATACTTGGAGTCGGACAGAACTCCTTTGTACTGTGGGGAAGATGGTACAGTCACAAAAGGGTTCGTTAGGTCCTACAAAAACTTTTTCTTCTATTGGATTCTTGGAGCTGGCCACTTC GTTGCGGTAGATCAGCCATGTGTTGCTCTGCAAATGGTGGGAAGCATCGCTCGATCACCAAATGCAAATTCGTCCTTCTAG
- the LOC131318434 gene encoding uncharacterized protein LOC131318434 isoform X3: protein MVLKHTTQMARSALDEMSDTGAFLRTPSTFRNFISRDPNSPFPPEAGRYHLYISYACPWASRCLAYLKIKGLDKAISFASVKPIWEGTKDTDEHMGWVFPASETEEPGAEPDPLNGAKSIRELYEIASTNYSGKYTVPVLWDKKLKTIVSNESGEIIRMFNTEFNEIAENAALDLYPPHLQAQINEVNEWIYDGINSGVYKCGFAKKQGPYEEAAKKLHEALEKCEEILGKQRYLCGNTVSEADIRLFVTLIRFDEVYAVHFKCNKKLLREFPNLFNYTKDIFQIPGMSSSVKMEHIKRHYYGSHPSINPFGIIPIGPDIDFSAPHDRERFSN, encoded by the exons ATG GTTCTCAAGCATACAACTCAAATGGCTCGTTCTGCACTGGACGAGATGTCGGACACTGGTGCCTTTTTAAGAACTCCTTCAACATTCCGTAATTTTATTTCCCGCGACCCAAATTCTCCTTTTCCACCAGAAGCTGGAAGATATCACCTGTATATATCATATGCTTGTCCCTGGGCATCAAGATGTCTTGCATACTTGAAAATCAAAGGTCTCGACAAAGCTATCAGTTTCGCA TCGGTCAAACCCATATGGGAGGGAACAAAAGACACCGATGAGCACATGGGATGGGTCTTTCCTGCATCAGAAACAGAAGAACCAGGAGCTGAACCCGACCCTTTGAATGGAGCAAAATCTATAAGAGAACTATATGAAATTGCAAGTACAAACTACTCCGGAAAATATACAGTTCCT GTCCTTTGGGATAAGAAGCTTAAAACAATTGTGAGCAACGAGAGTGGAGAGATTATCCGCATGTTCAATACTGAATTCAATGAGATAGCAGAGAATGCGGCTTTGGACCTTTATCCTCCTCACTTGCAAGCCCAGATCAATGAAGTTAATGAGTGGATATATGACGGAATAAATAGTGGTGTTTACAAATGTGGGTTTGCTAAAAAGCAAGGGCCTTACGAAGAG GCTGCGAAGAAGTTGCACGAGGCTTTGGAAAAATGTGAGGAAATACTAGGCAAGCAGCGGTACTTATGTGGAAACACAGTTTCTGAAGCAGATATCCGATTGTTTGTGACCCTTATTAGATTTGACGAG gtttATGCTGTTCACTTCAAGTGCAACAAGAAACTGCTCCGCGAGTTCCCTAACCTGTTCAATTACACCAAAGACATATTCCAAATTCCGGGCATGAGTAGTTCGGTCAAGATGGAACACATCAAGCGGCATTATTATGGCAGCCATCCATCCATTAATCCCTTTGGGATCATTCCTATTGGTCCTGACATTGATTTTTCTGCTCCTCATGACAGGGAAAGGTTCTCCAACTAG
- the LOC131318434 gene encoding uncharacterized protein LOC131318434 isoform X2 → MTHSISKTQFQSTAFGLKQRRSSDLFQLSFKHTTQMARSALDEMSDTGAFLRTPSTFRNFISRDPNSPFPPEAGRYHLYISYACPWASRCLAYLKIKGLDKAISFASVKPIWEGTKDTDEHMGWVFPASETEEPGAEPDPLNGAKSIRELYEIASTNYSGKYTVPVLWDKKLKTIVSNESGEIIRMFNTEFNEIAENAALDLYPPHLQAQINEVNEWIYDGINSGVYKCGFAKKQGPYEEAAKKLHEALEKCEEILGKQRYLCGNTVSEADIRLFVTLIRFDEVYAVHFKCNKKLLREFPNLFNYTKDIFQIPGMSSSVKMEHIKRHYYGSHPSINPFGIIPIGPDIDFSAPHDRERFSN, encoded by the exons ATGACACATTCCATTTCCAAAACCCAGTTTCAGAGCACTGCATTTGGACTAAAGCAGAGACGCTCTTCTGATCTCTTCCAACTTTCGTTCAAG CATACAACTCAAATGGCTCGTTCTGCACTGGACGAGATGTCGGACACTGGTGCCTTTTTAAGAACTCCTTCAACATTCCGTAATTTTATTTCCCGCGACCCAAATTCTCCTTTTCCACCAGAAGCTGGAAGATATCACCTGTATATATCATATGCTTGTCCCTGGGCATCAAGATGTCTTGCATACTTGAAAATCAAAGGTCTCGACAAAGCTATCAGTTTCGCA TCGGTCAAACCCATATGGGAGGGAACAAAAGACACCGATGAGCACATGGGATGGGTCTTTCCTGCATCAGAAACAGAAGAACCAGGAGCTGAACCCGACCCTTTGAATGGAGCAAAATCTATAAGAGAACTATATGAAATTGCAAGTACAAACTACTCCGGAAAATATACAGTTCCT GTCCTTTGGGATAAGAAGCTTAAAACAATTGTGAGCAACGAGAGTGGAGAGATTATCCGCATGTTCAATACTGAATTCAATGAGATAGCAGAGAATGCGGCTTTGGACCTTTATCCTCCTCACTTGCAAGCCCAGATCAATGAAGTTAATGAGTGGATATATGACGGAATAAATAGTGGTGTTTACAAATGTGGGTTTGCTAAAAAGCAAGGGCCTTACGAAGAG GCTGCGAAGAAGTTGCACGAGGCTTTGGAAAAATGTGAGGAAATACTAGGCAAGCAGCGGTACTTATGTGGAAACACAGTTTCTGAAGCAGATATCCGATTGTTTGTGACCCTTATTAGATTTGACGAG gtttATGCTGTTCACTTCAAGTGCAACAAGAAACTGCTCCGCGAGTTCCCTAACCTGTTCAATTACACCAAAGACATATTCCAAATTCCGGGCATGAGTAGTTCGGTCAAGATGGAACACATCAAGCGGCATTATTATGGCAGCCATCCATCCATTAATCCCTTTGGGATCATTCCTATTGGTCCTGACATTGATTTTTCTGCTCCTCATGACAGGGAAAGGTTCTCCAACTAG
- the LOC131318434 gene encoding uncharacterized protein LOC131318434 isoform X1, which produces MTHSISKTQFQSTAFGLKQRRSSDLFQLSFKVLKHTTQMARSALDEMSDTGAFLRTPSTFRNFISRDPNSPFPPEAGRYHLYISYACPWASRCLAYLKIKGLDKAISFASVKPIWEGTKDTDEHMGWVFPASETEEPGAEPDPLNGAKSIRELYEIASTNYSGKYTVPVLWDKKLKTIVSNESGEIIRMFNTEFNEIAENAALDLYPPHLQAQINEVNEWIYDGINSGVYKCGFAKKQGPYEEAAKKLHEALEKCEEILGKQRYLCGNTVSEADIRLFVTLIRFDEVYAVHFKCNKKLLREFPNLFNYTKDIFQIPGMSSSVKMEHIKRHYYGSHPSINPFGIIPIGPDIDFSAPHDRERFSN; this is translated from the exons ATGACACATTCCATTTCCAAAACCCAGTTTCAGAGCACTGCATTTGGACTAAAGCAGAGACGCTCTTCTGATCTCTTCCAACTTTCGTTCAAG GTTCTCAAGCATACAACTCAAATGGCTCGTTCTGCACTGGACGAGATGTCGGACACTGGTGCCTTTTTAAGAACTCCTTCAACATTCCGTAATTTTATTTCCCGCGACCCAAATTCTCCTTTTCCACCAGAAGCTGGAAGATATCACCTGTATATATCATATGCTTGTCCCTGGGCATCAAGATGTCTTGCATACTTGAAAATCAAAGGTCTCGACAAAGCTATCAGTTTCGCA TCGGTCAAACCCATATGGGAGGGAACAAAAGACACCGATGAGCACATGGGATGGGTCTTTCCTGCATCAGAAACAGAAGAACCAGGAGCTGAACCCGACCCTTTGAATGGAGCAAAATCTATAAGAGAACTATATGAAATTGCAAGTACAAACTACTCCGGAAAATATACAGTTCCT GTCCTTTGGGATAAGAAGCTTAAAACAATTGTGAGCAACGAGAGTGGAGAGATTATCCGCATGTTCAATACTGAATTCAATGAGATAGCAGAGAATGCGGCTTTGGACCTTTATCCTCCTCACTTGCAAGCCCAGATCAATGAAGTTAATGAGTGGATATATGACGGAATAAATAGTGGTGTTTACAAATGTGGGTTTGCTAAAAAGCAAGGGCCTTACGAAGAG GCTGCGAAGAAGTTGCACGAGGCTTTGGAAAAATGTGAGGAAATACTAGGCAAGCAGCGGTACTTATGTGGAAACACAGTTTCTGAAGCAGATATCCGATTGTTTGTGACCCTTATTAGATTTGACGAG gtttATGCTGTTCACTTCAAGTGCAACAAGAAACTGCTCCGCGAGTTCCCTAACCTGTTCAATTACACCAAAGACATATTCCAAATTCCGGGCATGAGTAGTTCGGTCAAGATGGAACACATCAAGCGGCATTATTATGGCAGCCATCCATCCATTAATCCCTTTGGGATCATTCCTATTGGTCCTGACATTGATTTTTCTGCTCCTCATGACAGGGAAAGGTTCTCCAACTAG
- the LOC131318434 gene encoding uncharacterized protein LOC131318434 isoform X4 produces the protein MARSALDEMSDTGAFLRTPSTFRNFISRDPNSPFPPEAGRYHLYISYACPWASRCLAYLKIKGLDKAISFASVKPIWEGTKDTDEHMGWVFPASETEEPGAEPDPLNGAKSIRELYEIASTNYSGKYTVPVLWDKKLKTIVSNESGEIIRMFNTEFNEIAENAALDLYPPHLQAQINEVNEWIYDGINSGVYKCGFAKKQGPYEEAAKKLHEALEKCEEILGKQRYLCGNTVSEADIRLFVTLIRFDEVYAVHFKCNKKLLREFPNLFNYTKDIFQIPGMSSSVKMEHIKRHYYGSHPSINPFGIIPIGPDIDFSAPHDRERFSN, from the exons ATGGCTCGTTCTGCACTGGACGAGATGTCGGACACTGGTGCCTTTTTAAGAACTCCTTCAACATTCCGTAATTTTATTTCCCGCGACCCAAATTCTCCTTTTCCACCAGAAGCTGGAAGATATCACCTGTATATATCATATGCTTGTCCCTGGGCATCAAGATGTCTTGCATACTTGAAAATCAAAGGTCTCGACAAAGCTATCAGTTTCGCA TCGGTCAAACCCATATGGGAGGGAACAAAAGACACCGATGAGCACATGGGATGGGTCTTTCCTGCATCAGAAACAGAAGAACCAGGAGCTGAACCCGACCCTTTGAATGGAGCAAAATCTATAAGAGAACTATATGAAATTGCAAGTACAAACTACTCCGGAAAATATACAGTTCCT GTCCTTTGGGATAAGAAGCTTAAAACAATTGTGAGCAACGAGAGTGGAGAGATTATCCGCATGTTCAATACTGAATTCAATGAGATAGCAGAGAATGCGGCTTTGGACCTTTATCCTCCTCACTTGCAAGCCCAGATCAATGAAGTTAATGAGTGGATATATGACGGAATAAATAGTGGTGTTTACAAATGTGGGTTTGCTAAAAAGCAAGGGCCTTACGAAGAG GCTGCGAAGAAGTTGCACGAGGCTTTGGAAAAATGTGAGGAAATACTAGGCAAGCAGCGGTACTTATGTGGAAACACAGTTTCTGAAGCAGATATCCGATTGTTTGTGACCCTTATTAGATTTGACGAG gtttATGCTGTTCACTTCAAGTGCAACAAGAAACTGCTCCGCGAGTTCCCTAACCTGTTCAATTACACCAAAGACATATTCCAAATTCCGGGCATGAGTAGTTCGGTCAAGATGGAACACATCAAGCGGCATTATTATGGCAGCCATCCATCCATTAATCCCTTTGGGATCATTCCTATTGGTCCTGACATTGATTTTTCTGCTCCTCATGACAGGGAAAGGTTCTCCAACTAG
- the LOC131318435 gene encoding uncharacterized protein LOC131318435, producing MGMVVVISLPFILFSILLGFGCYFLGRAKGRKEMYTNAQVFGSPTPPPGSSTSAAAAAASYPSPYFKPQNSANV from the coding sequence ATGGGTATGGTAGTGGTGATATCATTGCCATTTATTCTCTTCTCAATACTACTTGGTTTTGGGTGTTATTTCCTTGGCAGAGccaaaggaagaaaagaaatgtaCACCAATGCTCAAGTCTTTGGATCCCCTACGCCACCACCAGGTAGCAGTACTAGTGCTGCTGCAGCCGCTGCTTCTTACCCTTCACCCTATTTCAAACCACAAAACTCAGCCAATGTTTGA
- the LOC131318437 gene encoding RING-H2 finger protein ATL8-like codes for MDNMATNPNFSKQVSTPLLISLIGIAATALAIAIYNFVVTKCCAAARSRQPTNTPPYSSDTDSPSRGLDPKLLETIPVVSYSGLESDVDRAECAICLAELEEGESVRLLPNCRHAFHVACVDRWLAGHTNCPVCRSPVVAPVGPMLTTTTSGGEVGPAVFVQETSRPSNIPHKRLASQHPRDCDRLTGRGGGLLRHCASVDLPAGAHGLGLLKLKRSYSMDQSFLVVIEMVGRESHEIRGVCSSSSLSSSSSASCSNKFDRSVRHLDRVSARLLRSFSRLRMGRGGTGNGMLLPY; via the coding sequence ATGGACAACATGGCCACAAACCCCAACTTCTCCAAACAAGTTTCCACTCCCTTGCTCATCTCCCTCATCGGCATAGCCGCCACAGCTCTAGCCATAGCCATCTACAACTTCGTCGTGACCAAGTGCTGTGCCGCCGCCAGGAGCCGCCAACCCACCAACACGCCGCCGTACTCCTCCGACACCGACAGCCCGTCCCGAGGGCTCGACCCGAAGCTCCTCGAAACCATCCCCGTGGTCTCTTACTCGGGCCTCGAATCCGACGTCGACCGGGCCGAGTGCGCGATCTGCCTCGCCGAGTTAGAGGAGGGCGAGTCGGTTCGGCTGCTGCCCAATTGCCGGCACGCGTTCCACGTGGCCTGCGTGGACCGATGGCTCGCGGGCCACACGAATTGCCCCGTCTGTCGATCCCCGGTTGTTGCGCCGGTGGGTCCAATGCTGACAACAACAACGAGCGGTGGTGAAGTTGGGCCTGCGGTTTTCGTTCAGGAAACGAGCAGGCCCAGCAACATCCCGCACAAGCGTCTGGCATCGCAGCACCCTCGCGATTGCGACAGATTAACGGGTCGTGGTGGGGGGTTGCTCAGGCATTGCGCGTCGGTGGATTTGCCCGCGGGGGCGCACGGGTTGGGGTTGTTGAAGCTGAAGCGATCGTACTCGATGGATCAGTCGTTTCTTGTTGTGATTGAAATGGTGGGGAGAGAGAGCCATGAGATCAGGGGTGTTTGTTCGTCGTCGTCgttgtcatcttcttcttctgcttcttgTTCGAATAAATTTGATCGATCAGTTAGGCATTTGGACCGTGTGTCGGCCAGGTTGTTGAGGTCTTTCTCGCGGTTGAGGATGGGGAGGGGTGGGACCGGTAACGGAATGCTTCTGCCTTACTGA
- the LOC131318438 gene encoding purine-uracil permease NCS1, with translation MVSRCFTLHLSPHPHHSLSSPIFPKPKPNCPLATPLTPTPLTTTPTLKFQRCHKFQPMASKQPKISPQFDESRPDPTLTNDDLKPTKPADRTFSGLEMASLWVGLVVGVPTYYLAGSLVDLGMSWWQGIATVVAANVILLIPLVLTGHPGTRYGIPFPVLARSSFGIRGAHVPTLLRALVGCGWYGIETWIGGEAIFLLLPKSIKESQSLSQNLPWLGTSPLEFACFVVFWFVQLAIVWRGMEGIRKLEKYSAPILIILTSSLLIWAYVKAGGFGYMLSLSSKLSNSQFWSLFFPSLTANISFWATLALNIPDFTRYAKTQKDQVLGQIGLPVFMGLFTFVGLAVTSSTKVIFGHVISSPIQLLGQIGGVYTIVLAIIGISLATLTTNIAANVVAPANALVNLSPSKFTFKRGALLTALLGIAFQPWRLLKSSESFVYTWLVGYSALLGPIGGIILVDYYLIKRMNLCVNDLYSLSPRGEYYYSGGYNLAAMAALAVGIFPVVPGLLQKTGVLSYVPDLFVVIYNNAWFCSFFSAGILYWILSFLRGKQEDSQLIDPLINTT, from the coding sequence ATGGTCTCCAGATGTTTcactctccatctctctcctcatccccaccactctctctcctctccaatcttcccaaaaccaaaacccaatTGCCCTCTCGCCACTCCTCTCACTCCAACTCCCCTAACAACCACACCAACTCTCAAATTTCAGAGATGTCACAAATTTCAACCCATGGCATCAAAGCAGCCCAAAATTAGCCCCCAATTCGACGAATCGCGCCCCGATCCGACCCTAACCAACGATGATCTCAAGCCCACGAAGCCCGCGGACCGGACTTTTTCCGGGTTGGAGATGGCCAGTTTGTGGGTCGGGCTTGTGGTGGGTGTTCCAACCTATTACCTAGCCGGCAGCCTGGTTGACCTTGGCATGTCATGGTGGCAGGGAATCGCCACTGTCGTTGCCGCCAACGTAATCCTTTTGATCCCACTAGTCCTCACGGGCCACCCGGGGACCCGTTACGGGATCCCGTTCCCGGTCCTGGCCCGATCCTCGTTCGGGATCCGCGGGGCCCACGTCCCAACGCTCCTGAGAGCGTTGGTGGGCTGCGGGTGGTACGGGATCGAGACGTGGATTGGGGGCGAGGCGATTTTCCTCCTCCTGCCCAAATCGATAAAGGAATCACAATCCCTCTCCCAAAATCTCCCTTGGCTCGGTACTTCCCCACTTGAATTTGCTTGTTTTGTTGTCTTTTGGTTTGTCCAATTGGCCATAGTGTGGAGAGGAATGGAGGGGATTAGAAAGCTTGAGAAATACTCTGCCCCAATTCTCATTATTCTCACATCTAGTCTCCTAATTTGGGCTTATGTCAAAGCTGGTGGATTTGGctacatgctctctctctcctccaaactctCCAATTCCCAATTCTGGTCcctcttctttccttctcttaCAGCCAACATAAGTTTCTGGGCAACTTTAGCACTTAACATCCCCGATTTCACCCGGTACGCCAAGACCCAAAAGGATCAAGTCCTTGGCCAAATCGGGCTCCCGGTATTCATGGGTTTGTTCACATTCGTCGGCCTGGCCGTAACCTCGTCCACCAAGGTGATTTTCGGGCACGTGATTTCGAGTCCGATTCAACTCTTGGGCCAAATCGGGGGAGTTTACACGATAGTCCTCGCGATTATCGGAATTAGCCTAGCCACCCTCACAACCAACATTGCTGCCAATGTGGTGGCCCCTGCCAATGCGCTTGTCAATCTAAGCCCGTCGAAATTCACATTCAAACGAGGTGCGCTTTTGACAGCATTGCTTGGCATTGCATTCCAACCTTGGAGGCTGCTTAAGTCAAGTGAGAGCTTTGTGTACACTTGGCTTGTCGGGTACTCCGCGCTATTGGGGCCGATTGGTGGCATAATTCTGGTCGATTATTATCTCATTAAGCGAATGAATCTGTGCGTTAATGATTTGTACTCGTTGAGCCCCCGTGGGGAGTACTATTACTCGGGCGGGTATAATTTGGCAGCGATGGCGGCTTTGGCGGTTGGGATTTTCCCGGTGGTGCCGGGCTTGTTGCAAAAGACTGGAGTGTTGAGTTACGTGCCTGATTTGTTTGTGGTGATTTATAACAATGCTTGGTTCTGTAGCTTCTTTTCTGCTGGGATTCTTTACTGGATTCTGTCCTTTTTGAGAGGGAAACAGGAGGATTCTCAGCTTATAGACCCCCTTATAAACACAacataa